A single window of Nicotiana tomentosiformis chromosome 1, ASM39032v3, whole genome shotgun sequence DNA harbors:
- the LOC104105648 gene encoding uncharacterized protein, whose product MGEKELQMPVKKLFLWVRRQSKIVKIFLGVVTSLVLVVILKFFIKKHNHFFVLAEFVHFVGLLCLIYKLSTLKTCSGISLKTQVVTEIFLGVRLFCGYIMSAPIHFFLDLVTLVATIWVIRMMKKSKLKSSYMADLDSMPLWHLIAPCAVVAILIHPHTRHAILTDVLWAFSSYLEAISVLPQLRLMQNVQIIEPFTAHYVFALGIQRFLTCAHWIVQVYDTSGAYLYLAGRGYLWIPMVFISEIVQTFILADFCYYYIKSVISGQLLVRLPTPV is encoded by the exons ATGGGTGAGAAGGAGTTGCAAATGCCAGTCAAAAAGCTATTCTTATGGGTGCGAAGGCAGTCAAAAATTGTTAAGATTTTCTTAGGTGTTGTCACATCATTGGTTTTGGTAGTGattctcaagttcttcatcaaaaaaCACAATCACTTCTTCGTTTTGGCAGAGTTTGTTCATTTCGTTGGACTCTTATGTTTGATTTACAAGTTGTCTACCCTCAAGACTTGCTCTG GCATTTCATTGAAGACTCAAGTGGTTACAGAGATATTTTTAGGTGTAAGATTATTTTGTGGTTACATCATGTCAGCACCTATACACTTTTTTCTAGATCTTGTTACACTTGTGGCAACAATTTGGGTTATACGTATGATGAAAAagtccaagttgaagtcttcctACATGGCTGATCTGGACAGCATGCCCTTGTGGCATTTG ATCGCACCGTGTGCTGTTGTAGCTATTCTTATCCATCCTCATACGCGTCACGCTATATTAACTGATGTGCTTTGGGCTTTTTCCTCATATCTGGAAGCCATCTCTGTGCTGCCTCAGCTTCGGTTGATGCAGAATGTTCAG ATAATCGAGCCATTTACAGCCCATTATGTTTTTGCATTGGGTATTCAAAGATTCTTGACTTGTGCTCATTGGATTGTTCAG GTCTATGACACTAGCGGAGCATATCTGTATTTGGCTGGAAGGGGATACTTGTGGATACCAATGGTCTTTATCTCAGAAATTGTTCAAACGTTTATCCTGGCTGATTTCTGCTATTATTACATAAAGAG TGTCATCAGCGGTCAACTTTTGGTTCGCCTGCCAACGCCTGTGTAA
- the LOC138908982 gene encoding uncharacterized protein — MAAPPNFEEGQSTYRPPRFNGQYYGWWKTRMHDFIMVEDSELWDVICDGPFVPMKTIGEPVMTVPKYRKEYNDADRKAIEKNFRAKKILVCGIGPDEYNRILAYQSAKEILEALQTAHEGTTQVK; from the coding sequence atggctgctccaccaaacttcgaaGAAGGTCAATCCACGtacagaccaccaagattcaatggccaatactatggatggtggaagacaaggatgcatgattttatcatggtTGAAGATTCAGAGCTCTGGGATGTTATCTGCGATGGTCCTTTCGTTCCTATGAAAACCATTGGGGAACCAGTAATGACAGTTCCCAAATATAGGAAGGAATACAACGATGCTGACCGCAAGGCTATAGAGAAGAACTTTCGAGCAAAGAAAATCCTTGTCTGTGGCATTGGGCCAGATGAATACAACAGGATTTTGGCTTATCAATCTGCCAAGGAGATCTTGGAAGCTCTCCAAACAGCACACGAAGGGACAACTCAAGTCAAGTAG